In Onychostoma macrolepis isolate SWU-2019 chromosome 14, ASM1243209v1, whole genome shotgun sequence, a single window of DNA contains:
- the sox3 gene encoding transcription factor Sox-3 isoform X2 gives MNAFMVWSRGQRRKMAQENPKMHNSEISKRLGADWKLLTDAEKRPFIDEAKRLRAMHMKEHPDYKYRPRRKTKTLLKKDKYSLPGGLLAPGANAVNNAVSVGQRMDYTHMNGWTNSAYSLMQDQLAYPQHPSMNSPQIQQMHRYDMAGLQYPMMSTAQTYMNAASTYSMSPAYTQQTSSAMGLGSMASVCKTEPSSPPPAITSHSQRACLGDLRDMISMYLPPGGDSADHSSLQSSRLHSVHPHYQSAGTGVNGTLPLTHI, from the coding sequence ATGAATGCTTTCATGGTGTGGTCCCGCGGGCAGCGGAGGAAGATGGCACAAGAGAATCCCAAAATGCACAACTCTGAGATCAGCAAGCGCCTCGGTGCTGACTGGAAACTTTTGACTGACGCCGAGAAGAGACCCTTCATTGACGAGGCTAAGCGCTTACGAGCCATGCACATGAAGGAGCACCCGGATTACAAATACCGTCCCCGCAGGAAGACCAAGACCCTGCTGAAGAAAGACAAGTATTCCTTGCCCGGAGGACTCTTGGCACCCGGTGCCAACGCCGTCAACAACGCTGTGTCAGTGGGCCAGCGGATGGACTACACGCACATGAACGGCTGGACGAACAGCGCGTACTCCCTCATGCAGGACCAGCTGGCCTACCCTCAGCACCCCAGCATGAACAGCCCCCAGATCCAGCAGATGCACCGGTACGACATGGCGGGGCTTCAGTACCCCATGATGTCCACGGCCCAGACCTACATGAACGCGGCGTCCACGTACAGCATGTCACCAGCATACACGCAGCAAACTTCCAGTGCAATGGGTTTGGGCTCCATGGCTTCAGTGTGCAAGACGGAACCCAGCTCTCCTCCACCGGCCATAACCTCTCATTCCCAGCGTGCTTGTTTGGGAGACCTGAGGGATATGATAAGCATGTACCTGCCCCCCGGAGGAGACAGCGCTGACCACTCCAGCCTACAGAGCAGTCGGTTACACAGCGTTCACCCGCACTATCAAAGCGCAGGGACTGGCGTGAACGGAACGCTACCCCTAACCCACATTTGA
- the sox3 gene encoding transcription factor Sox-3 isoform X1: MYNMMETEIKSPLPQSNTGSAAGGKNNSSSDQDRVKRPMNAFMVWSRGQRRKMAQENPKMHNSEISKRLGADWKLLTDAEKRPFIDEAKRLRAMHMKEHPDYKYRPRRKTKTLLKKDKYSLPGGLLAPGANAVNNAVSVGQRMDYTHMNGWTNSAYSLMQDQLAYPQHPSMNSPQIQQMHRYDMAGLQYPMMSTAQTYMNAASTYSMSPAYTQQTSSAMGLGSMASVCKTEPSSPPPAITSHSQRACLGDLRDMISMYLPPGGDSADHSSLQSSRLHSVHPHYQSAGTGVNGTLPLTHI, translated from the coding sequence ATGTATAACATGATGGAAACCGAGATTAAAAGCCCCCTTCCGCAGTCCAACACGGGCTCGGCGGCGGGCGGCAAAAACAACAGCTCCAGCGACCAGGACCGGGTGAAGCGGCCTATGAATGCTTTCATGGTGTGGTCCCGCGGGCAGCGGAGGAAGATGGCACAAGAGAATCCCAAAATGCACAACTCTGAGATCAGCAAGCGCCTCGGTGCTGACTGGAAACTTTTGACTGACGCCGAGAAGAGACCCTTCATTGACGAGGCTAAGCGCTTACGAGCCATGCACATGAAGGAGCACCCGGATTACAAATACCGTCCCCGCAGGAAGACCAAGACCCTGCTGAAGAAAGACAAGTATTCCTTGCCCGGAGGACTCTTGGCACCCGGTGCCAACGCCGTCAACAACGCTGTGTCAGTGGGCCAGCGGATGGACTACACGCACATGAACGGCTGGACGAACAGCGCGTACTCCCTCATGCAGGACCAGCTGGCCTACCCTCAGCACCCCAGCATGAACAGCCCCCAGATCCAGCAGATGCACCGGTACGACATGGCGGGGCTTCAGTACCCCATGATGTCCACGGCCCAGACCTACATGAACGCGGCGTCCACGTACAGCATGTCACCAGCATACACGCAGCAAACTTCCAGTGCAATGGGTTTGGGCTCCATGGCTTCAGTGTGCAAGACGGAACCCAGCTCTCCTCCACCGGCCATAACCTCTCATTCCCAGCGTGCTTGTTTGGGAGACCTGAGGGATATGATAAGCATGTACCTGCCCCCCGGAGGAGACAGCGCTGACCACTCCAGCCTACAGAGCAGTCGGTTACACAGCGTTCACCCGCACTATCAAAGCGCAGGGACTGGCGTGAACGGAACGCTACCCCTAACCCACATTTGA